From a region of the Mycobacterium intracellulare ATCC 13950 genome:
- the corA gene encoding magnesium/cobalt transporter CorA has translation MFQGFDALPEALRPLAQEPEPQPGARPAKETLVDCAVYADGHRLPGKIGYAASLDKVREIEAQGHEGFVWVGLREPSQAQMQEVADVFGLHPLAVEDAVCAHQRPKVERYDDTLFLVLKTVNYVRHESVVLAREIVETGEIMVFVGRDFVVTVRHGEHGGLSEVRKRMDGDPEQMRLGPFAVMHAIADHVVDHYLEVSSLMLSDIDSIEGLAFAPGSKIDVEPIYLLKREVVELRRCVNPLSAAFHRIQVENKDVISKELRRYLRDVADHHSEAADQIASYDDTLNSLIQAALARVGMQQNNDMRKMAAWAGILAVPTMVAAIYGMNFRFMPELTWTWGYPGVMAVMVVVCLVLYFQFRNRNWL, from the coding sequence GTGTTCCAAGGATTCGACGCACTGCCCGAAGCGCTTCGGCCCCTCGCGCAGGAACCCGAACCGCAGCCGGGCGCGCGACCGGCCAAGGAGACGCTCGTCGACTGCGCCGTCTACGCCGACGGCCACCGGCTGCCCGGCAAGATCGGTTACGCCGCCTCCCTGGACAAGGTGCGCGAGATCGAAGCGCAGGGGCACGAAGGGTTCGTCTGGGTGGGCCTGCGCGAACCCAGCCAGGCCCAGATGCAGGAGGTGGCCGACGTCTTCGGCCTGCACCCGCTGGCCGTGGAAGACGCGGTGTGCGCCCATCAGCGGCCCAAGGTGGAGCGGTACGACGACACCCTGTTCCTCGTCCTCAAGACCGTCAATTACGTCCGGCACGAATCGGTTGTGCTGGCCCGTGAGATCGTCGAGACGGGCGAGATCATGGTCTTCGTCGGCCGCGACTTCGTGGTCACGGTCCGCCACGGTGAACACGGCGGACTGTCCGAGGTGCGCAAGCGGATGGACGGCGACCCCGAGCAGATGCGGCTGGGCCCCTTCGCGGTGATGCACGCGATCGCCGACCACGTGGTGGACCACTACCTCGAGGTGAGCAGTTTGATGTTGTCCGACATCGACAGCATCGAGGGTTTGGCCTTCGCGCCGGGCAGCAAGATCGACGTCGAGCCGATCTATCTGCTCAAACGCGAGGTCGTCGAGCTCCGCCGGTGCGTCAATCCGCTGTCGGCCGCGTTCCACCGGATCCAGGTGGAGAACAAGGACGTGATCTCCAAGGAGTTGCGGCGCTATCTGCGCGACGTCGCCGACCACCACTCCGAGGCCGCCGACCAGATCGCCAGCTACGACGACACCCTCAACTCGTTGATCCAGGCCGCGTTGGCTCGCGTCGGGATGCAGCAGAACAACGACATGCGCAAGATGGCGGCCTGGGCCGGCATCCTGGCGGTGCCCACCATGGTCGCCGCCATCTACGGGATGAACTTCCGTTTCATGCCCGAGCTGACTTGGACGTGGGGCTACCCGGGGGTGATGGCGGTGATGGTCGTCGTCTGCCTGGTCCTGTATTTCCAGTTCCGCAACCGCAACTGGCTCTGA
- a CDS encoding DUF4190 domain-containing protein, producing MTAPGGGFGEGGHDDNTDSPPTGGEASEPAPWESPAAESAPPAYPPPGPTDHPPGYPPSYPPPVPPPPGYEQPPGYFGPPYPMAPPPYGGPPPYGAHGYPGYYPPPDYQGGYPTQAAVPGTNALAIASLIASFTGLLCGLGSIVAIVLGAIALDQIKRTRQEGFGLAVAGIVIGIATLVVILVVVLFTLRTH from the coding sequence ATGACAGCTCCCGGCGGCGGCTTCGGCGAGGGCGGCCACGACGACAACACCGACTCGCCCCCCACCGGCGGCGAAGCCTCCGAGCCCGCCCCCTGGGAGTCCCCCGCCGCCGAGTCGGCGCCCCCGGCGTACCCGCCGCCGGGTCCCACCGACCACCCGCCCGGGTACCCGCCGTCGTATCCCCCGCCCGTCCCCCCGCCCCCTGGGTACGAACAACCGCCCGGCTACTTCGGACCGCCCTACCCGATGGCGCCGCCGCCGTACGGCGGCCCGCCCCCCTACGGGGCGCACGGATATCCGGGCTATTACCCGCCGCCGGACTACCAGGGCGGCTATCCCACTCAAGCCGCTGTGCCCGGCACCAACGCGCTGGCGATCGCCTCGCTCATCGCGTCGTTCACCGGCCTGTTGTGCGGGCTGGGCTCAATCGTCGCCATAGTGCTGGGCGCGATCGCCCTGGATCAGATCAAGCGGACCCGGCAGGAGGGCTTCGGCCTGGCGGTCGCCGGCATCGTCATCGGGATCGCCACGCTGGTGGTGATTTTGGTGGTCGTGCTCTTCACACTGCGCACGCATTAA
- a CDS encoding general stress protein, producing MTNPYQPGQFPGATPGNATGRGRGAPGLPTPPRGWPVGSYPTYAEAQRAVDYLSEQQFPVQQVTIVGVDLMQVERVTGRLTWPKVLGGGVLSGAWLGLFIGLVLGFFSPNPWGALITGLVAGVFFGLITSAVPYSMARGTRDFSSTMQLVAGRYDVLCDPQNAEKARDLLARLAI from the coding sequence ATGACTAATCCTTACCAGCCTGGGCAGTTTCCCGGGGCGACACCAGGAAACGCGACGGGGCGTGGACGAGGCGCGCCCGGACTGCCGACACCGCCCAGGGGCTGGCCGGTCGGCTCCTATCCCACCTACGCCGAGGCGCAGCGTGCCGTCGACTATCTGTCCGAGCAGCAGTTCCCGGTCCAGCAGGTGACGATCGTCGGGGTCGACCTGATGCAGGTGGAGCGGGTCACCGGCCGGTTGACGTGGCCCAAGGTGCTCGGCGGAGGCGTGCTGAGCGGGGCGTGGCTGGGCCTGTTCATCGGCTTGGTGCTGGGTTTCTTCAGTCCCAATCCGTGGGGTGCGCTGATCACGGGCCTGGTCGCGGGTGTCTTCTTTGGGCTGATCACTTCGGCCGTTCCGTACTCAATGGCCCGTGGCACAAGGGATTTCAGCTCGACCATGCAGTTGGTGGCCGGGCGTTACGACGTGCTGTGTGACCCGCAAAACGCAGAGAAGGCGCGGGACCTGTTGGCGCGCTTGGCGATTTGA
- a CDS encoding carbohydrate ABC transporter permease: MRTRNRLSEQRLALLLVAPAALLMLTVTAYPIGYAVWLSLQRNNLAVPDDTAFIGLGNYVTILTDRYWWTALAVTLGITVVSVTVEFVLGLTLALVMHRTLVGKGMVRTAILIPYGIVTVVASYSWYYAWTPGTGYLANLLPHGSAPLTSQIPSLAIVVVAEVWKTTPFMSLLLLAGLALVPEELLKAAQVDGAGPWRRLTGVILPIIKPAVVVALLFRTLDAFRIFDNIYVLTNGANNTDSVSILGYDNLFKGFNVGLGSAISVLIFVCVGLIALLFIKVFGAAAPGGDVDGR; encoded by the coding sequence TTGCGGACCCGAAACCGGCTCTCCGAACAGCGCTTGGCCTTGTTGCTCGTCGCCCCGGCGGCGCTTCTGATGCTGACGGTGACGGCCTATCCGATCGGTTACGCCGTGTGGTTGAGCCTGCAGCGCAACAACCTTGCCGTCCCCGACGACACCGCGTTCATCGGCCTGGGCAATTACGTGACGATCCTGACCGATCGGTATTGGTGGACCGCGCTGGCGGTCACGCTGGGCATCACCGTCGTGTCGGTGACCGTCGAATTCGTCCTGGGCCTGACACTGGCGCTGGTGATGCACCGCACCCTCGTCGGAAAAGGCATGGTGCGCACCGCGATCCTGATCCCGTACGGCATCGTCACCGTGGTCGCGTCGTACAGCTGGTACTACGCCTGGACGCCCGGGACGGGCTACCTGGCCAACCTGCTGCCGCATGGCAGCGCACCGCTGACTTCGCAGATCCCGTCGCTGGCGATCGTCGTGGTCGCCGAGGTCTGGAAGACGACGCCGTTCATGTCGCTGCTGCTGTTGGCCGGGCTGGCATTGGTGCCAGAGGAGCTGCTGAAAGCCGCCCAGGTCGACGGCGCCGGCCCCTGGCGCCGGCTGACCGGCGTCATCCTGCCGATCATCAAGCCGGCCGTGGTGGTCGCCCTGCTGTTCCGAACCCTGGACGCGTTCCGCATTTTCGACAACATCTACGTCTTGACCAACGGCGCCAACAACACCGATTCGGTGTCAATCCTGGGCTACGACAACCTGTTCAAGGGGTTCAACGTCGGGCTCGGCTCGGCGATCAGCGTGCTGATCTTCGTGTGCGTGGGCCTCATCGCCCTACTGTTCATCAAGGTCTTCGGCGCGGCGGCGCCCGGTGGTGACGTCGATGGCCGCTAA
- a CDS encoding carbohydrate ABC transporter permease: protein MAANRQDARRTAIWAVIDTVVVVYALLPVLWIFSLSLKPTSTVKDGKLIPSSVSLDNYRGIFRGDIFSSALINSVGIGLITTAIAVTLGAMAGYAIARLNFPGKRALVGATLLITMFPAISLVTPLFNIERFVGLFDTWPGLILPYITFALPLAIYTLSAFFREIPWDLEKAAKMDGASPAQAFRKVIVPLAAPGVVTAAILVFIFAWNDLLLALTLTATKAAITAPVAIVNFSGSSQFEEPTGSIAAGAVVITVPIIAFVLIFQRRIVAGLTSGAVKG from the coding sequence ATGGCCGCTAACCGGCAGGACGCGCGGCGCACCGCGATCTGGGCCGTCATCGACACGGTGGTCGTGGTGTACGCGCTGCTGCCGGTGTTGTGGATCTTCAGCCTCTCGCTGAAGCCGACGTCAACGGTCAAGGACGGCAAGCTGATTCCGTCGTCGGTCTCCCTGGACAACTATCGCGGCATCTTTCGCGGCGACATCTTCAGCTCGGCACTGATCAACTCCGTCGGGATCGGGTTGATCACCACCGCGATCGCGGTGACTCTCGGGGCGATGGCCGGCTACGCGATCGCGCGCCTGAATTTTCCGGGCAAGCGGGCGCTGGTCGGCGCCACCCTGCTGATCACGATGTTTCCCGCGATCTCGTTGGTCACACCGCTGTTCAACATCGAACGCTTCGTCGGCCTGTTCGACACCTGGCCGGGCCTGATCCTGCCCTACATCACGTTCGCGCTGCCGCTCGCGATCTACACGTTGTCGGCGTTTTTCCGCGAGATCCCCTGGGATTTGGAGAAGGCGGCGAAAATGGACGGCGCTTCCCCGGCGCAGGCGTTCCGCAAGGTGATCGTCCCCCTGGCGGCGCCGGGCGTGGTGACCGCCGCGATCCTGGTGTTCATCTTCGCCTGGAACGATCTGCTGCTGGCGCTGACCCTGACCGCTACCAAGGCGGCGATCACCGCGCCGGTGGCGATCGTGAACTTCAGTGGCAGTTCACAGTTCGAGGAGCCGACCGGATCGATCGCGGCCGGCGCCGTGGTGATCACCGTTCCCATCATCGCTTTTGTTCTAATCTTCCAACGACGAATCGTCGCCGGGTTGACCTCCGGCGCCGTGAAGGGATGA
- a CDS encoding magnesium transporter MgtE N-terminal domain-containing protein produces the protein MGSVNRVYIARLARMLVLGPLGESVGRIRDVVISISIVRQQPRVLGLVVDLATRRSIFIPILRVASIEPNAVTLSTGNVSLRHFVQRPGEVLAIGQVLDTQVKVNDPELPELAGLDVVVTDLGIEQNRTRDWMVSRVAVRTHRRLGRRGPVHVVDWQSVQGLTPSALALPGQGVAQLLGQFEGRKPVDVADAIRGLPAKRRYEVLRALNDDRLADILQELPEQDQAEVLSQLGTERSADVLEEMDPDDAADLLGMLNPTDAEMLLTRMDPDESAPVRRLLTHSPDTAGGLMTSNPVVLTPDTSVAEALARVRDPDLSTALSSMVFVARPPTATPTGRYLGCVHLQRLLREAPAELVGGIVDSELLTLTPETPLVAVTRYLAAYNLVCGPVVDDQNHLLGAVTVDDLLDHLLPHDWRVDMQELDTAGRFEGLGGSS, from the coding sequence ATGGGATCGGTCAACAGGGTGTACATCGCGCGGCTCGCGCGAATGTTGGTGTTGGGTCCACTCGGGGAATCCGTCGGTCGGATCCGCGACGTGGTGATCAGCATCAGCATCGTCCGCCAGCAGCCGCGGGTCCTGGGACTGGTCGTCGACCTCGCGACCCGGCGCAGCATCTTCATCCCGATCCTGCGGGTCGCGTCCATCGAGCCCAACGCCGTGACGCTGAGCACCGGCAACGTGTCCCTACGCCACTTCGTGCAGCGACCCGGGGAGGTGCTGGCGATCGGCCAGGTGCTGGACACTCAGGTCAAGGTCAACGACCCCGAACTGCCGGAGCTGGCCGGCCTCGACGTGGTGGTCACCGACCTGGGCATCGAACAGAACCGGACGCGCGACTGGATGGTGAGCCGGGTCGCCGTGCGCACCCACCGGCGGCTCGGACGGCGCGGTCCCGTGCACGTCGTGGACTGGCAGAGCGTGCAGGGTTTGACCCCGTCGGCCCTGGCCTTGCCGGGGCAGGGCGTGGCGCAGCTGCTGGGCCAGTTCGAAGGGCGCAAGCCGGTCGATGTGGCCGACGCGATCCGCGGGCTGCCGGCCAAGCGCCGCTACGAGGTGCTCAGGGCGCTCAACGACGACCGGCTGGCCGACATCCTGCAGGAGCTGCCGGAGCAGGATCAGGCCGAGGTGCTCTCGCAGCTGGGCACCGAGCGATCGGCCGACGTGCTCGAGGAGATGGATCCCGACGACGCCGCCGACCTGCTCGGCATGCTGAACCCCACCGACGCCGAGATGCTGCTGACCCGGATGGACCCCGACGAGTCCGCCCCCGTGCGCCGGCTGCTGACGCATTCGCCGGACACCGCGGGCGGCCTGATGACCTCCAATCCGGTGGTGCTCACCCCCGACACGTCGGTCGCGGAAGCGCTGGCACGGGTCCGCGATCCGGACCTGAGCACCGCCCTGTCGTCGATGGTTTTTGTCGCGCGGCCGCCAACGGCGACGCCGACGGGCCGCTATCTGGGCTGCGTGCACTTGCAGCGGCTGCTGCGCGAGGCGCCGGCCGAGCTGGTCGGCGGGATCGTCGACAGCGAGTTGCTCACGCTGACACCGGAGACTCCGCTGGTCGCCGTGACCCGCTACCTCGCCGCGTACAACCTGGTGTGCGGTCCCGTCGTCGACGACCAGAACCACCTGTTGGGCGCGGTCACGGTGGACGACCTGCTCGATCACCTGCTGCCGCACGACTGGCGCGTGGACATGCAGGAACTCGACACCGCCGGCCGGTTCGAAGGACTGGGAGGATCCTCGTGA
- a CDS encoding ABC transporter ATP-binding protein, whose translation MAEIVLDHVSKSYPDGAVAVHDLNITIADGEFLILVGPSGCGKTTTLNMIAGLEDISSGELRIGGERVNEKAPKDRDIAMVFQSYALYPHMTVRQNIAFPLTLAKMPKPEIAQKVAETAKTLDLTDFLDRKPSQLSGGQRQRVAMGRAIVRHPKAFLMDEPLSNLDAKLRVQMRGEIARLQKRLGTTTVYVTHDQTEAMTLGDRVVVMHSGVAQQIGTPDELYEHPANLFVAGFIGSPAMNFFPATLTPIGLTLPFGEVMLTPDVQEVIAQHPTPGNVIVGVRPEHLSDAALIDGYQRIRALTFEVKVDLVESLGADKYVYFSTAAWAAHSAQLDDLAAEGDAHENQFVARVPGESKAVIGQSIELAFDTTRLVVFDADSGANLTIAPSDAR comes from the coding sequence ATGGCCGAGATTGTGCTGGACCATGTCAGCAAGAGTTATCCCGACGGCGCCGTGGCGGTGCACGACCTGAACATCACCATCGCCGACGGCGAATTTCTGATCCTGGTCGGCCCGTCGGGCTGCGGTAAGACCACGACGCTGAACATGATTGCCGGGCTTGAAGATATCTCCTCGGGTGAGCTGCGCATCGGCGGCGAACGGGTGAACGAGAAGGCGCCCAAAGACCGCGACATCGCGATGGTGTTCCAGTCCTATGCGCTGTACCCGCACATGACGGTGCGGCAGAACATCGCGTTCCCGTTGACGCTGGCGAAGATGCCGAAGCCCGAGATCGCGCAAAAGGTCGCCGAGACCGCCAAAACCCTTGACCTGACCGACTTTCTGGACCGCAAGCCCTCCCAGCTGTCCGGAGGACAGCGGCAGCGGGTGGCGATGGGCCGCGCGATCGTGCGCCATCCCAAGGCGTTTCTGATGGACGAGCCCCTGTCCAACCTGGATGCCAAACTGCGCGTCCAGATGCGCGGCGAGATCGCCAGGCTGCAAAAGCGGCTGGGCACGACGACCGTTTACGTCACCCACGATCAGACCGAGGCCATGACACTGGGCGACCGGGTGGTGGTGATGCATTCGGGCGTCGCACAGCAAATAGGCACCCCCGATGAGCTTTACGAGCACCCGGCCAACCTGTTCGTCGCGGGCTTCATCGGCTCGCCGGCGATGAACTTCTTCCCGGCCACGTTGACGCCGATCGGGCTGACGCTGCCCTTCGGGGAGGTGATGCTGACACCGGACGTCCAAGAGGTGATCGCCCAGCACCCCACGCCGGGCAACGTCATCGTGGGGGTGCGGCCCGAGCATCTGTCCGACGCCGCGTTGATCGACGGTTACCAGCGCATCAGGGCGTTGACCTTCGAGGTGAAGGTCGACCTGGTCGAATCGCTGGGCGCCGACAAGTACGTGTACTTCTCCACCGCGGCATGGGCCGCGCACTCGGCGCAACTGGACGATCTTGCCGCCGAGGGAGACGCGCACGAAAACCAATTCGTGGCACGGGTTCCCGGCGAATCCAAGGCGGTCATCGGGCAGTCGATCGAGTTGGCGTTCGACACGACACGGCTCGTGGTCTTCGACGCCGACTCCGGGGCCAACCTGACCATCGCGCCGTCGGACGCGCGGTGA
- a CDS encoding DUF1003 domain-containing protein, which yields MSKSTAPRGLYTPRTSRRYSPRLDPETVGQFTESIARFFGTGRYLLLQTVVVFVWIALNLFAVTVRWDPYPFILLNLAFSTQAAYAAPLILLAQNRQENRDRVTLEEDRRRAAQTKADTEYLARELAALRLAVGEVVTREYLRHELDDLRERLANLQPGTPDSGPPRQGDNLERAAKKSR from the coding sequence GTGAGCAAATCCACGGCTCCGCGAGGGCTGTACACCCCGCGGACATCGCGCAGATACTCGCCGCGGCTGGACCCCGAGACCGTCGGGCAATTCACCGAGTCCATCGCGCGGTTCTTCGGCACCGGCCGCTACCTTTTGCTGCAGACGGTCGTGGTGTTCGTGTGGATCGCGTTGAACCTGTTCGCGGTGACGGTGCGCTGGGACCCCTACCCGTTCATCCTGCTGAACCTGGCGTTCTCAACCCAGGCCGCCTACGCGGCCCCGCTGATCCTGCTGGCGCAGAACCGGCAGGAGAACCGCGACCGCGTCACGCTAGAAGAGGACCGCCGTCGCGCCGCCCAGACCAAGGCCGACACCGAGTACCTGGCCCGCGAACTGGCCGCGTTACGCCTGGCCGTCGGCGAGGTGGTGACGCGTGAATACCTGCGCCACGAGCTGGATGACCTGCGCGAAAGGCTGGCCAATCTGCAGCCCGGGACCCCGGACTCGGGGCCTCCGCGGCAGGGCGACAACTTGGAGCGCGCGGCTAAGAAATCCAGGTGA
- a CDS encoding suppressor of fused domain protein, with translation MTQPLEQVRAHVRAHFGDLEPDSASVTFLGTETIEVLRFRETSGLVHYVSLGCSRHPMTEPTLDIADPVRGPRAEIVLQLRDPGPITGIARSIAILAATPAVEGAVLSADALIDLGSPLWASPSRKVPFTAVLLGRSEIADLPLEPPRDPVRFLSATPITATEAAWVRLKGAEAMRQAWDNDGVDVLNTNRPAAQPN, from the coding sequence GTGACACAGCCGTTGGAGCAGGTCCGTGCGCATGTACGCGCCCACTTCGGCGACCTCGAACCCGATTCGGCGAGCGTGACATTCCTGGGCACCGAAACCATCGAAGTGCTGCGATTCCGCGAGACAAGCGGGCTGGTGCACTACGTCTCCCTGGGCTGCTCGCGCCACCCCATGACCGAACCGACCCTCGATATCGCCGACCCGGTACGCGGCCCGCGGGCCGAAATCGTCCTGCAGTTGCGCGATCCCGGCCCGATCACCGGCATCGCCCGCAGCATCGCGATACTGGCGGCAACTCCCGCCGTCGAGGGCGCCGTGCTGAGTGCCGATGCGCTGATCGACCTCGGCTCGCCGCTGTGGGCGTCGCCGTCGCGGAAGGTGCCGTTCACCGCGGTGTTGCTGGGCCGCAGCGAGATCGCGGATCTGCCGCTGGAACCGCCGCGCGACCCGGTGCGCTTCCTGTCGGCGACCCCCATCACCGCGACCGAGGCGGCGTGGGTGCGGTTGAAAGGCGCCGAGGCGATGCGGCAAGCGTGGGATAACGACGGCGTCGATGTGCTGAACACGAATCGCCCTGCCGCACAACCAAACTGA
- a CDS encoding malate dehydrogenase translates to MSASPLKVAVTGAAGQIGYSLLFRLASGSLLGPDRPIELRLLEIEPALKALEGVVMELDDCAFPLLSGVEIGADANKIFDGVNLALLVGARPRGPGMERSDLLEANGAIFTAQGKALNEVAADDVRIGVTGNPANTNALIALSNAPDIPKERFSALTRLDHNRAISQLARKTGAKVTDIKKMTIWGNHSATQYPDIFHAEIGGKNAAEVVNDQAWIENDFIPTVAKRGAAIIDARGASSAASAASATVDAARSWLLGSPEGDWVSMAVYSDGSYGVPEGIVSSFPVTTKDGNWSIVQGLEIDEFSQGRIDKTTAELVEERTAVTELKLI, encoded by the coding sequence GTGAGCGCAAGTCCTCTCAAGGTCGCCGTCACCGGCGCCGCCGGCCAGATCGGCTACAGCCTCTTGTTCCGCCTGGCCAGTGGCTCGCTGCTGGGCCCCGACCGCCCGATCGAGCTGCGTCTCCTGGAGATCGAGCCCGCGCTCAAGGCGCTCGAGGGCGTCGTGATGGAGCTCGACGACTGCGCCTTCCCGCTGCTGTCCGGCGTCGAGATCGGCGCGGACGCGAACAAGATCTTCGACGGCGTCAACCTGGCCCTGCTGGTCGGGGCGCGGCCGCGCGGCCCGGGCATGGAGCGCAGCGACCTGCTGGAGGCCAACGGCGCGATCTTCACCGCCCAGGGCAAGGCGCTCAACGAGGTTGCCGCCGACGACGTCCGCATCGGCGTGACCGGCAACCCGGCGAACACCAACGCGCTGATCGCGCTGAGCAACGCCCCCGACATCCCCAAGGAGCGGTTCTCGGCGCTGACCCGGCTGGACCACAACCGGGCTATCTCGCAGCTGGCCCGAAAGACCGGCGCCAAGGTCACCGACATCAAGAAGATGACGATCTGGGGCAACCACTCCGCGACCCAGTACCCCGACATCTTCCACGCCGAGATCGGCGGCAAGAATGCCGCCGAGGTGGTCAACGACCAGGCCTGGATCGAGAACGACTTCATCCCGACCGTCGCCAAGCGCGGCGCGGCCATCATCGACGCCCGCGGCGCGTCCTCGGCCGCGTCGGCCGCCTCGGCCACCGTCGACGCCGCCCGCTCCTGGCTGCTCGGCAGCCCGGAGGGCGACTGGGTGTCGATGGCCGTCTACTCCGACGGCTCCTACGGCGTGCCCGAAGGCATCGTGTCGTCGTTCCCGGTGACCACCAAGGACGGCAACTGGTCGATCGTGCAGGGCCTGGAGATCGACGAGTTCTCCCAGGGGCGCATCGACAAGACCACCGCCGAGCTGGTGGAGGAGCGCACCGCGGTCACCGAGCTCAAGCTGATCTAA
- a CDS encoding extracellular solute-binding protein — MVSRRGRVRRAGAIALATLTIAATVPACASGTHGLVISFYTTAADGATFTAVAQDCTKQFDGRFAIQQISLPRAPGEQRLQLARRLTGRDRTLDVMSLDVVWTAEFAEAGWALPLSDDPAGRAEPDATADVLPGPLSTARWEGKLFAAPVTTNTQLLWYRPDLVRQPPRTWDGMVREATRLHAAGQPSWIAVQANEGEGLVVWFNTLLASGGGQVLSEDGRRVTLTDTPAHRAATVDALRTLKSVATAPGADPSITRTDEGTARLAVEQGRAALAVNWPYALASMLENAVKGGVPVLPLNQDPRLAGSINDVGTFVPSDEQFRIAYQASQKVFGFAPYPGVAPGHPAKVTIGGANLAVASTTRHRAEAFEAIRCLRSLQHQKYVSIAGGLPPVRTSLYSDPQFQAKYPMYTIIRRQLTDAAVRPATPVYQAVAIRLAATLSPITEIDPERTADELSAEVQKAIDGKGLLP, encoded by the coding sequence GTGGTGAGTCGTCGTGGGCGCGTACGCCGGGCAGGCGCAATCGCGCTGGCGACGCTCACCATCGCCGCGACGGTACCCGCGTGCGCTTCGGGAACCCACGGGCTGGTAATCAGCTTCTACACCACGGCCGCCGACGGCGCGACGTTCACCGCGGTCGCTCAGGATTGCACGAAGCAGTTCGATGGCCGCTTCGCCATTCAACAGATCAGTCTGCCCAGAGCCCCCGGCGAGCAGCGTTTGCAGCTGGCGCGGCGGCTGACCGGTCGCGACCGCACGCTGGACGTGATGTCGCTCGATGTGGTGTGGACGGCCGAGTTCGCCGAGGCGGGCTGGGCGCTACCGCTGTCCGACGATCCCGCGGGGCGCGCCGAACCCGACGCGACGGCCGACGTCCTGCCGGGCCCGCTGTCGACGGCGCGCTGGGAAGGCAAGTTGTTCGCGGCCCCCGTCACGACGAACACCCAATTACTTTGGTATCGGCCCGATTTGGTGCGTCAGCCGCCGAGAACCTGGGATGGGATGGTGCGCGAGGCCACCAGATTGCACGCCGCGGGGCAGCCCAGCTGGATCGCCGTGCAGGCCAATGAGGGCGAAGGCCTGGTGGTCTGGTTCAACACGCTGCTGGCCAGTGGGGGCGGCCAGGTCCTCTCGGAGGACGGCCGCCGCGTCACGTTGACCGACACGCCGGCGCACCGGGCCGCCACCGTCGATGCGCTGCGGACCCTCAAATCCGTGGCGACCGCGCCCGGGGCCGATCCGTCGATCACCCGCACCGACGAGGGCACCGCGCGGTTGGCGGTCGAACAGGGCCGGGCCGCACTCGCGGTCAACTGGCCGTATGCGCTGGCATCCATGCTGGAGAACGCGGTGAAAGGCGGTGTGCCCGTTCTGCCGCTCAACCAGGATCCGCGGCTGGCCGGCAGCATCAACGACGTCGGGACGTTCGTGCCCAGCGACGAGCAATTCCGCATCGCCTATCAGGCCAGCCAGAAGGTCTTCGGCTTCGCGCCGTATCCCGGTGTGGCGCCGGGTCATCCGGCCAAGGTGACCATCGGCGGGGCGAACCTGGCGGTGGCCAGCACCACCCGCCACCGCGCCGAGGCGTTCGAGGCCATCCGCTGCCTGCGCAGCCTGCAACATCAGAAGTACGTGTCGATCGCAGGCGGCCTACCCCCGGTGCGCACGTCGCTGTATTCCGATCCGCAGTTCCAGGCCAAGTATCCGATGTACACGATCATCCGGCGGCAACTCACCGACGCCGCGGTGCGTCCGGCCACGCCGGTCTACCAGGCGGTGGCCATCCGATTGGCCGCGACACTGAGCCCGATCACCGAGATCGACCCGGAGCGAACCGCCGACGAACTCAGCGCCGAGGTGCAGAAGGCGATCGACGGGAAGGGGCTGTTGCCGTGA